The sequence GACCGAGGGCGCGCTCGACGAAACTGGCGACGCGGTCGCGCTGGCGGGTGCTGATCAGCGGGCCGATCTCGTTGTCAGCGTCGCGTTTGCCGGCGAAGCGCAGGCTGCTGACGGCGGCGCCGAGTTCGGCGACCAGCTTGTCGTGAATCCCGGCCTGCGCGTAGATCCGGCACGCGGCGGTGCAGTCCTGCCCAGCGTTGTAGTAACCGTAAGTGCGCACGCCCTCGACCACAGCCTGGATGTCGGCGTCATTGCAGACGATCACCGGGGCTTTGCCACCGAGTTCGAGGTGCGTGCGTTTCAGGGTTTTCGCCGCGGCTTGCAGGATTTTCTGGCCGGTGACGATATCGCCGGTCAGCGAGACCATGCGCACTTTCCCGTGGCCGACCAAATGACTGCCAACGCCTTCGCCGCCACCGCAGATGATGTTGATCACCCCGCGCGGGAGGATTTCGGCCAGCGCTGGCGCCAGGGCGAGGATCGACAGAGGTGTGTGTTCGGACGGTTTGAACACCAGCGTGTTGCCGGCGGCGAGGGCCGGGGCGATTTTCCACGCGGCCATCATGATTGGGTAATTCCACGGTGCGATCGAGGCGACCACGCCAATCGGATCGCGACGGACCATGCTGGTGTAGCCCGGCAGGTATTCGCCGCTGAGCTGACCGGTCTGGCAACGCACGGCGCCGGCGAAGAAACGGAACACATCGACAGTCGCCGTCAGATCGTCCTGACGCGCCAGGTGCAAAGGCTTGCCGCAGTTCAGCGATTCGAGGCGGGCGAGGTGGTCGGCGTGTTTTTCGACGGCGTTG comes from Pseudomonas sp. RU47 and encodes:
- a CDS encoding gamma-aminobutyraldehyde dehydrogenase, translating into MAGAQTPMCTALLIDGELVAGEGFVEPILNSATGEILTHIAEASTEQVEAAILAAHRAFAEWSRTTPQQRSNLLLDIANAVEKHADHLARLESLNCGKPLHLARQDDLTATVDVFRFFAGAVRCQTGQLSGEYLPGYTSMVRRDPIGVVASIAPWNYPIMMAAWKIAPALAAGNTLVFKPSEHTPLSILALAPALAEILPRGVINIICGGGEGVGSHLVGHGKVRMVSLTGDIVTGQKILQAAAKTLKRTHLELGGKAPVIVCNDADIQAVVEGVRTYGYYNAGQDCTAACRIYAQAGIHDKLVAELGAAVSSLRFAGKRDADNEIGPLISTRQRDRVASFVERALGQPHIERVTGAAVHSGAGFYYQPTLLAGCKQSDEIVQREVFGPVVTVTRFDELAQAVDWANDSEYGLASSVWTQNLDKAMQVAARLQYGCTWINSHFMLVSEMPHGGLKRSGYGKDLSSDSLQDYSVVRHIMARHGQHL